From Tiliqua scincoides isolate rTilSci1 chromosome 2, rTilSci1.hap2, whole genome shotgun sequence, the proteins below share one genomic window:
- the TADA3 gene encoding transcriptional adapter 3 encodes MSELKDCPLQFHDFKSVDHLKVCPRYTAVLARSEDDGIGIEELDTLQLELETLLSSASRRLRVLEAETQILTDWQDKKGDRRFLKLGKEHELGTPIKHGKPKKQKLEGKGGHSTGQGPGRPKSKNLQPKIQEYEFQDDPIDVPRIPKNDAPNRFWASVEPYCADLTSEEVRTLEDLLKPPEDEAEHYKIPPLGKHYSQRWAQEDMLEEQKDGARAAAAADKKKGILGPLTELDSKDVDALLKKSESQHEQPEDGCPFGPLTQRLLQALVEENIISPIEDSPIPEIAGKDSAADGASTSPRSQNKPFSVPHTKSLEGRIKEELIAQGLLESEDRPAEDSEDEVLAELRKRQAELKALSAHNRAKKGELLRLAKEELHRQELRQRVRMADNEVMDAFRKIMAARQKKRTPTKKEKDQAWKSLKERESILKLLDG; translated from the exons ATGTCTGAGCTGAAGGACTGTCCCCTGCAGTTCCATGACTTTAAGTCCGTGGACCATCTGAAGGTGTGCCCCCGCTACACAGCAGTACTGGCCCGTTCTGAAGATGACGGCATTGGCATTGAAGAGCTGGACACCTTACAGCTGGAGCTGGAAACACTGCTGTCTTCTGCTAGTCGCCGACTTCGAGTGTTGGAGGCAGAGACGCAG aTCCTGACAGACTGGCAGGACAAAAAAGGGGACAGGCGGTTTCTGAAACTGGGCAAGGAGCATGAGTTGGGCACTCCTATCAAGCATGGCAAACCCAAGAAACAGAAACTGGAAGGGAAAGGTGGCCACAGCACAGGACAGGGTCCTGGTCGACCCAAATCCAAGAACTTGCAGCCTAAAATCCAAGAGTACGAGTTCCAAGATGATCCAATTGATGTGCCCCGTATTCCCAAAAATGATGCACCTAatag GTTCTGGGCCTCAGTAGAGCCATACTGTGCTGACCTCACCAGTGAGGAGGTACGTACCCTGGAAGATCTCCTGAAACCACCAGAAGATGAAGCTGAACACTACAAG ATTCCACCCTTGGGGAAGCATTACTCCCAGCGCTGGGCTCAGGAGGACATGCTAGAGGAGCAGAAAGATGGGGCTcgagctgcagctgctgctgataAGAAAAAAGGCATCTTAGGGCCATTGACGGAGCTGGACAGTAAAG ACGTTGATGCTTTACTGAAGAAGTCTGAGTCGCAGCATGAACAGCCTGAGGACGGCTGCCCGTTTGGACCTCTGACCCAGCGCCTCCTGCAGGCACTTGTAGAA GAAAATATCATTTCCCCTATTGAAGATTCACCAATTCCAGAGATAGCaggcaaggattctgcagctgaTGGGGCCAGCACCTCCCCCCGCAGCCAGAACAAGCCCTTCAG CGTACCCCATACCAAGTCCCTGGAAGGCCGCATCAAAGAAGAGCTGATCGCTCAAGGTTTGCTAGAGTCGGAGGACCGACCTGCTGAGGATTCGGAGGATGAAGTGTTGGCTGAACTGCGAAAGCGGCAGGCTGAACTCAAGGCTCTGAGCGCACACAACCGAGCTAAGAAAGGGGAGCTGCTCAG GCTGGCCAAGGAGGAGTTGCATAGGCAGGAGCTGCGGCAGCGAGTACGCATGGCAGACAACGAGGTCATGGATGCCTTTCGCAAGATCATGGCAGCACGTCAGAAAAAACGCACCCCAACAAAGAAGGAGAaagaccaggcctggaagagccTCAAGGAGCGCGAAAGCATTCTGAAACTGCTGGATGGCTAG